The following proteins are co-located in the Telopea speciosissima isolate NSW1024214 ecotype Mountain lineage chromosome 9, Tspe_v1, whole genome shotgun sequence genome:
- the LOC122639774 gene encoding peroxisomal (S)-2-hydroxy-acid oxidase-like gives MEITNVSEYEAIAKKKLPKMVYDYYASGAEDQWTLRENRNAFSRILFRPRILIDVTEIDLTTTVLGFKISMPIMIAPTAMQKMAHPEGEYATARAASAAGTIMTLSSWATSSVEEVASTGPGIRFFQLYVYKDRNVVTQLVRRAERAGFKAIALTVDTPRLGRREADIKNRFSLPPFLTLKNFEGLDLGKMDKTNDSGLASYVAGQVDQSLSWKDVKWLQTITSLPILVKGVLTAEDTRLAIQNGAAGVIVSNHGARQLDYVPATIMALEEVVKAAQGRVPVFLDGGVRRGTDVFKALALGASGIFIGRPVLFSLAADGEAGVRKVLQILHDEFELTMALSGCRSLNEITRNHIVTEWDQPRPFPTPRL, from the exons ATGGAGATAACCAATGTTTCCGAGTATGAGGCCATTGCAAAGAAGAAATTGCCAAAGATGGTTTATGACTACTACGCATCAGGTGCAGAGGACCAGTGGACTCTTCGGGAGAACAGAAATGCATTCTCCAGGATTCT GTTTCGACCTCGTATTCTTATTGATGTGACCGAGATAGACCTGACCACTACAGTCTTGGGCTTCAAAATATCAATGCCCATTATGATTGCTCCAACTGCCATGCAAAAAATGGCACATCCTGAAG GAGAGTATGCAACAGCAAGGGCAGCATCAGCAGCTGGCACAATTATG ACATTATCCTCATGGGCTACCTCAAGTGTTGAAGAGGTTGCTTCTACAGGGCCTGGAATTCGCTTTTTCCAGCTTTAT GTATACAAAGACAGGAATGTAGTTACACAACTTGTGAGAAGAGCTGAAAGGGCTGGTTTTAAGGCAATTGCCCTCACTGTTGATACTCCAAGACTAGGTCGCAGGGAAGCTGATATCAAAAACAG GTTCTCTTTACCACCATTCTTGACACTGAAGAATTTTGAGGGATTGGACCTTGGCAAGATGGATAAG ACAAATGACTCTGGACTTGCTTCATACGTTGCTGGTCAAGTTGATCAATCTTTAAGCTGGAAG GATGTGAAGTGGCTTCAGACAATCACTTCATTACCAATTCTAGTGAAAGGTGTACTAACTGCAGAGGATA CGAGGTTAGCCATACAAAATGGAGCAGCGGGTGTCATTGTGTCCAATCACGGAGCTCGCCAACTTGATTATGTCCCAGCCACTATCATGGCTCTGGAGGAG GTAGTCAAAGCTGCACAAGGCCGAGTTCCTGTTTTCCTGGATGGTGGGGTCCGGCGTGGTACAGATGTTTTCAAAGCATTGGCACTTGGAGCCTCTGGAATATTT ATTGGAAGGcctgttctcttctctttggcTGCTGACGGTGAGGCTGGTGTAAGAAAGGTACTCCAAATACTTCATGATGAGTTTGAGCTTACTATGGCATTAAGTGGATGCCGTTCGCTCAACGAGATCACTCGTAACCACATTGTTACAGAATGGGACCAACCTCGTCCTTTCCCTACCCCAAGGTTATAA